DNA from Tripterygium wilfordii isolate XIE 37 chromosome 4, ASM1340144v1, whole genome shotgun sequence:
AAGGAAGAAACAGGTTGATGAGAGGGGGAATTTGACCCTGGAGAACATCAGGCATTCTTTGATTGAACAGGAGGACAGCATAATCCTTAGCCTTTTAGAGAGATCCCAATACTGCTATAATGCAGACACATATAATCCAAATGCTTTCTCCATGGTGGGGTTTAGTGGCTCTTTGGTCGAGTTCATTGTCAGAGAAACGGAGAAGTTTCATGCTCAGGTATATTTGCTAAAGCCTCTTagtttctcttttcttcaaaACAACTGCTTGCAAGcaataaagaaattgaaatatttgGTTGGATTGCTACATTCATTAAGTTATTGTTGCATAACAGGCGGGCAGATACAAAAACCCTGATGAGCATCCTTTTTTCCCTGAGGACTTACCTGAGCCAGTTTTGCCACCTATGCAATATCCCCAGGTAAGTTGTAAGATTGATAAAAAAATGTATGTTGTTTTATGCTAACTGTTGCAGGTTTTCTTTTCCCGAGCTTTGTAGACGATCTTTCAAAGTGTTTTGTGACAtttggatatatattttttcccctTCAGGAATCTTGATTATTGTGCCTGATATTTTGAAAAATCAGAAATGCCCCCATTCTTTATGCGATTTATTTATCATTTAGCGAAATGGAGAAGTCAGGGCTGGCCTTGTCCTTCCATCCTTGGAACCGAGAGTAACGTAGAAAAACCTATAATCTTTATCGGCTTGTGCTAATGAACCCAACAAATTATTTGTAGTCACTGTTTAATTTGATCGTGGGTCAGATAAATCCTTTTAGTATTGCCTTGAAGGTAGAATCTGAGTATATCATGCAACAATTGCTGTGAATGACAATTCATCTCAAAGCTTGACCTTGAAGAATGATAATTCATTTTAGGCCGGTGTATAGTGGACTTGCTTTGTctttcactttttctttttcggtcCGCTTCTTCCTCTTCGTGGAAAGAGATGctcctctccatctctctctgcaTGCTCGGAtttcaatttcatatttttagtTGTAACTTTGTAACCTCCTCCAAACTGGACGTGTTTCTTGACCTGCAAACAGGTTCTCCATCACGTTGCtgcttcaattaatttaaataataagGTGTGGGACATGTATTTTAAAGATCTGATCCCGCGATTAGTAAAGGAAGGAGATGATGGCAATTGTGGCTCCGCAGCAGTGTGTGACACTTTATGCCTGCAGGTAATGTGTATTGTTGCCTGATTTGTCCAGTTATGGGAAATTTCATgttaattttcattttaaaatagGCTTGTGTTTTGATAATGCTGAATTAGATACAACCCCTTCTGTTTTTACCATCCTCGCATGAACATACTTGTACAATTTTAATTTTAGTCTTCGAGCATAATTTCCTGGACAACTTTTAAGACATCACTTTTGAAGTAAAAAACTCCAATAAGACATCTTCCttggaaggaaaaatgtatgaAACTGTCCTCAATTTCTTGACCAAAGAAGACTAAGTGGAAATTGCTTTTGGCATTTTAAGATGGCAAAGTGCTGGGTGATAACTGCAGTTAGTTCCTAATAAGAGCATCTGTATACACCTAATAGCGTCGGAAGTAAGATGACTGGTATTATAATCCAAAACATATCCAGACATATGGTGTCGGAAGGCAATGTATATAGAGCTATGTCATCCATAtattttgctttcaataattacTGGATGCTTAATTATTTTAGCTATTGCAGGCACTTTCTAGACGAGTTCACTACGGAGAGTTTGTGGCGGAAGCTAAATTTTGCGCCTCCCCTGATGCGTTCAAGGAAGCCATCATTGCGCAGGTCATTCTTCGCTGCATTCCTGCTGCTTCCAATATCTGGATCTTGCTTTTGTACTGTGAAACTCATTCTTGTTTGTTGTCATATGTACATTGCAGGACAAAGATCCATTGATGGCAATGCTAACCTACCCGACAGTTGAAGAAGCTGTCAAAAGGAGGGTGGAGATGAAAGCAAAGACTTTCGGGCAGGAGGTGACACTGCACTCTAAGGAACCTGGGACCGAACCGGTCTACAAAATTAGTCCGAGACTGGTAGCAGATCTTTATGACAAATGGATCATGCCCTTAACCAAGGAAGTGCAGGTGGAGTATCTACTGAGAAGGTTAGACTAAATTGTCACTGGCACTATTGGGGTGGGGTAATGATGCGGGGGTTTGCAGGAATCAAACAGTTCTTGAATGTGTAGAAATGATCCTTGCTAGGCAATTGAGAGTTGGATTTGGATATGGATTGGATTTACAGTGAACCATTAGAATGGTATTGTCTAGCACTGTGTCTGGGCTAAAAGCTGCTCATGGTCCATGCATATTGGGTTGGGTTAATCAATGTGGGTTTTCATTGGGCTTCAATTGTACTGTTACAATACAATAGTAACTGATGTTCATATGTTAATATGTTATATTATTTTCCTGAATTTGTCAGTGAAGAAGTTGAGAGTTTGAATTGAAACTgacaaaaaagttgaaaagaagtattgaaagaaacaaaatcagtttaatatagaacaaaaaataaagtaatcAAGCACACTCCCACAGTTCAATTTTGGAACTTTGTGTGGAGTTATGGTCTTTGAACAGAAATGAAGTGTAACGCTTCATTTGTGTCTTTTAGCCAAAGACTTGTTTGTTTGTTACTTTGTTCATGTCTTTTAGCTATGATGTTTGGTTATAAATTGGCCTGGTTGGTGTGGTATTTCATCATTGTGATACTTACTTTTAATCAAAAGTAAGAGAGAGTAACACTCAGCAAGCATCCTTGGTTAGAGGCATGATCCAGTTTTGGAACTGATCAGCCACCAAAGATGGTGGCTAATCTGTATGAAACTGGATTGCCTCTGACTAAGGAGGACTTACTGAGTGTGATTTGGGATTTTGAATTTACGGTTTGAGATGTTCAGTTTTTACCAATGGCGAATCCAAGATTCAAATTTACGGGGCACAACTAAACAATGGGTtgcccccgaaattttttttggaagttATTTATATAGAACAAATATAATCACTAGTAATGTATAGTTTCAAAATCACTCTTTTTTTCCCGCAGGGTTTGAGGTAAGATGGTATAAATCAGCTCTATTTGGCATTGAAGAAGAGTATCTTCAGCAATGTTGTTTCTTCCCCCACTTTTAACTTTCTTCccgaagtgttttttttttttttttgaaaaatttcaaTACGTTATTAAAATAAGCatttaataaacaaatataaaaaatactGATTTTGTCTCTTCTAGTCTTCCAGTTGCTAATTCTTAGCACCGGCTCAGACTCAGAGTTGTATTATTGACTCCAAAACACCGGCTCAGCTGATTAGCCTTGCTTCTATGATATTTTCTATCTGTGTTATTCTTCACAGATGCACTCAATAAGAATGGTTTCAATCTTCCCTTGTTAGGATTCTTCTTTAGCCCAATTTTCCTACTATTTTTGTCGAGCCATTCTGTTAGGCATATAGATTGatctttttctttgaattccTCTGAGGACTCTTCATTAGAAGTTTCATCAGGTCCATCCACAAATTCAATTCATTTGGCATGGTTGACTAAGCTCTCAGTTGCTATATTTTTCTTTGTAATCCGAGAGGTTTCTTTGGACTCTCTGTTGGCCATTTTCGAGGTTCAGAAAGTGACAGAGACATGATCCAttgcaaaatcaaaattaaagcatTGATGAATGCAAAGAAGAAGGATTAACTGTTCTACTTAAAGTGGGCATATAACATCTTTCTTAGAGCCTTCTTGCTTTAGATTCACTTTTAGAAAGCATTGTTCCTGAGAGCTTGTTGACCTCGTAAAGTAGTCCAGCAGAGAATAAAAAACTGCAAAAATAAAGGAAGAATTAGTATGCATGTCATAAACATGATCAAtgtcaaaataacaaaattttcagTCGCCACTTCAATGCTGAATTCTTTAATATACCTATGTTCATTACCAAGACCTAATGAAAGTATTAATGTTTCAGATCCTGGCGGCAGAATACAATTTGTCAGTCAAACAATGCATTTCCAAATGGGTTCTCCATTCCAGTTCAAACCACATAAAAACAATCTCTCGCGACAACTCTAGATATTACAAACGGGGGAGTTTCAAGAGGGGATCACATTCTCCTACACTGCCTACAAAATCCCATCCCTGCTATCCCTTACCCTCATTCAAGTCAAGGATAAATTATCCATCATCACTACCAAATTTTGATGGAGAAATCCCATCACCATTTCCCATATTCTCCATAAATCTGGTGAAATTTCTTAATTGTAAAATGCATATAGAGGGTACTGGGTAGAGGTCAGGAAATGTGGTCCCGCCACCTTCCGAAACCCCACATTGGCAAGAGCCCTCGCGGTGGGGCAGTCAATGAATAGAAATTATAGAAAATTTTTCTCAGAAGCATGCATAAGCAAGGACACactgaaacttttttttttgaatgaaaaaaaccACACTgaaactttaaaaaaagaaagaaggtatATAGATTGTGATGTTACCATGTTGTGATACAAACACGATGGACAGTGCTAGCAGCAATTAAAGCGATTCCTTCAGCTATTATAACTGCAAACACAAGAAGGATCATGGAAGCCACCTTCATTAGAGTCATTCATCAAATAACTAATTCAGAAACCATATAGAACATTCCATAAACCCTTCTACAGTTCCAAAAAAGACGAGCATGTTTCAGACGCAACAACCAAGAACATCAGCAACAGCATCATTGATGAGGTTTGTAACCCTGTAATGGGCCTAATGGCCACTGAATGCCAAGATACATAGAACTACAGAGATAATTTGCAAAATGCAAATTGAATACGTGAACAATAGGTAGCAGCATTTGAAATCTTGTTTCCCACATATGTTTAGCAATTAGGCAGCAGATAATTTTGAAGATGTATTTATGTCTTACAGAGATTGCACGTGTCTGTACACATACAGTGTACATAACAGCACCAGATAGCCATCAGCTCTTTTCAAACTAAAGATAGAAGCAACTACATATACCATGCATACAAACAAGCTTAGTCACACCCACATGTCAACAAATACAAAATCCTTCGCAAATGAAGCTAAGCACCTAAAGATGCCTGTTTGCAGAAACATAATGTTTATCATTTTGATGCATAAAGGCTAGTTTTCTATTAAGGATAGGTACATGAAATAGAAAACCCAGTCAACATGAACTCACCAGCACCCCATCCCGTCTTCATGCCAGATGTCTCCTGGAAATTGCCAATGAACTACAATAAGAACGAAAATGAAAATCACCACGACTTACCTTCATGGAAGAACTCAACTAAACGACTGAATTCTTGCTCAGAGGAAGAGTTTATGGTCAAAGGCTGACTAGGATAATAAGGACAAAATGTGTGCATGATCATGAAAAACAGAAAAGGTGACCGACAAAGCATGAATATGTAAAATCAACATACTAATAATATGATAAACATACATTACTATCATAATGAACTCATATAATGAAACCAAACAGTTTGTACAACTGACAGACATTGCAAATGAATTGTGTATGTAGTACGTAACACATGCTTATGTTAACAGAATAGAGGGCACACAAGGAACAAGGAGGATAAAAACTAGAAAAGAGACTGTCAATTTATATTAAGAAAATTGcccacttcaaagttcaaacaactAAACAAGTATAACCTCATTACAACCATCAGTTAAGACTCAATCACAACTACATGGGTCAGCAACATGAATCCATAATGCAAATTGATGGGAATCCACTACCTTACAATGCTTTTATATCTAAGACACAAATTCAAGAAACCCATACAATTAGATTCGAAAAAGGATCTAAGATAAAAATCAACAATGTATATACCACAAGAAAACCTCCAAACCATCAGAAGGACCAATAATAAATCATTTGGTCTACTttccaagaacaaaaacatttccaaataacaaaattcttcacacaaaaagacaaataaaaaatgaagataTGAGCTCTATTTATAATTCTCTTAACAAAAAATTTCATCAAGAAAATGTCCAAGAATTCAAAAACCTGCTTGAAGCAGAATTCATTCTTGGATCTTGGtagaagaaaaatggaaaaaaaaaattcatcaaattATTCACATGAAAAATACTGCAATGAAATTCACGGGGATTACAGCATATGAAAGCAAGGATATAGAATAAATTATGTATTTGTATGAGATAACCCATTCCAGCACAAATGATGGAAGAAAAGTACCTACACCAGTCATGATACAGAGATATGAACCCTTCGAATGTATAGAATTGGGTTCATTTTACATGATTAAATGTTAAAATCCTACTGAAGAGAACATAAGTCAAAGTTGAGAAGTATCTCACTGTTAGTGACACCAGAAATAGCAGAGAACTAATAAACCCTCCAAATATGGTAAATAACTCTGTCGACGCCAACTTCCCTCGATACATCTCTTGAAGGGAGAGAATAACAATGAAAAGGAGAAAAGAATAGAGCATCGAACTTCCAGACCCTGCCATGGACTTCAAGGTCCCAAAAGAATAACAAAAAGCATTACATACAGTATCATGAAACTAAATAAGTGGTAGCAAAACAGCAGCAATAACACCTATATACCATCCATAAGGGAATGGTCAAGTAAAAACTGTGAAGTTAATCCCCCAAAACATTATAATAATGCAAATGGAtgcaataaaatgaaaatataaagcCATGCAGTGTTGCATCAACCATTGGGCCTGCCAAaatcaaaaacttttttttggtgatgGAGAACCCACCCAAGAGTCGGAACACCCTAGGACCCACTCCTGCATGGTAAACCCCGAAGATAGCGGTACGTCCCAATAGATATCCCAGTTCAGTCATGAATATGATCCCAAGCACAGATCGAATCCATGTACGTGTGTCTAACCCACACCTACCAAGATCTACCTTGCCACTCACGCTACTCCACGGCGACAATGCGACCCAAAATCAACATGAGTTGTCTAAAATCCCACTTTCGAAAAGGATTTTCCACAATGCGACACAAGTGAGTTAACCATCATTGAAAACAGCTTGACTTTGTGCTACTACAGATGCATAGCAATACCTTAGTAAGTGTTTCCAACTATATTAGCTCGAAAGTTACAAACTAACAATACAAGCATGATTTTACTACGTAAAGTTGTTTGGCCTTAACAACTGCTGTACAAGCATTAACAGTGGTATTGCCAGCGTGAATCATTACAGAAGTATTGCAAATCCCCCAAACAAAATCAAGCACTAAAGGCTAATTAAATGATATTAATGGTTAATGCAAAATTTGGTTTCTATATAAATTGATGGACATTCTTTATGCaccattttaaaaaaaggtaattttttatGCGCCATTTTTTAGAAGAcctgcataaaagaaaatttaatggTATACCCTCGAGGTAATAGCTGAAAATCAGCTATCAAACCAAAAGATTGAAAATTGCTCCGTGGAGTAATGCTTCGTTTCGTAAGCAACTAACAAACGGAGCAGAAGAGTTCCGTTCGATCTTAGCAATACTGAAATGGAAACTATACTATTTGCAGTGGAATATATATCTCACTCAAATAATTGCCCGATCAGTGATGGTTAAAACCCTTTTAATTACAGAGAATAATTGAAGGACAAACCAAAGAAACTGAAAATAGTGAACCGGGTAACAATCCCATCCAAGAAATCTAATCAATGCAAGTAGGAGTCGACAACATACCTCGAAAATCCCTAGCTACTccgatttctctctttctcgCCGAGACGCTATGTCTGAAGCCCGTGATACGTTTAACCAGTTGAATAGTTGTTGGACCTAAACGGCGACGTTTAATCAATAGGAGTTAACTTAAAGAGCTACGGCGTCGTATTATGATGTTCGAACTTCGAAAAAGTGCGTTGACGTTGGGCGCTCGAGTCTATTACTGACGACGGTACGCGACGATCACGGTGCTTTGTGGCCGATAACGGAGATGGAGATACCGGAGTGCCCGGTATGCCTGCAATCATACGACGGAGAGGACGCAATCCCACGCGTGCTTGGTTGCGGCCACACGGCCTGTGAGTCGTGCCTCACACACCTCCCTCAGAAGTATCCAAACACTGTTCGCTGCCCGGCGTGTATTCAACTCGTGAAGTACCCGCCACAGGGTCCCTCCGGTCTCCCCAAAAACATCGAACTCCTCCGCCTCCAACCGAACTCCCAAAAATCCCACAAGCAATCCCGAAATGATGCCGTGGTCCCTGAAGAGCATCTTGAATGTCAATTCCTTCCTCATTTGTGGTCTGATGAGTTCTACGAGTGCTGGAAGGACTGGATTCTGCCGAAAGAATCGGTTTTGAGGGAAGCTGGAGCAGAAGAAGAGCCTTTTCCGGGGCGTTATAAAGAGGATGAAAGTAAAACGTTGAGTCTTGTTCGGGTATGTGCTCTATCGACCGATAGCGATGATACTGTGTTTAAATTTAGTTATGTTGCGACGGTCATGAGATGTTTGAATGATATGAGAGAGGAAGTAAGAGCTGAACTGCTGTTGCTCTTGGGAGCTTGTTTGAAAAGTCGCCAAATTTGCAGAATCCATGGCTTGTGGGGAGATTTGGAAGATGGTTTTTTGTATATAGTGTCTGAGAGACTCCAAAAATTGAATAATTTTGAAGATGGGTTGGTTCGTGAAAGTAATGATGGGTTGTGTGGCTTTGCAATGATGTTTATGGAGATATGTGAAGGTGtgattgaattgaatttaaaaggAGTGATTGCGGGTTGTTTGGGTCTTTCTTGCTTTAAGTTTGATGAATTTGGACATGTATGTGTTGATCTTAGTGAGGTTCTTGTAATGGGAAGGGCTCGTAATGGTATTATAGAGGCAGCTTTAGAAGAGAACGGTGTTGTCTGGCAGCATATGGTAGCATTTTTCACTTATCTTTCAAAAACTGAGTTGTTTTTAAGCCCAGAGATTTTGTATGAACTAATTGGTATAAACCCTGATTGCGTGCAACATTCAGTTGGACGTGGTTCAGATGTGTGGTCAATAGGTTGTGTTTTTGTCAGACTTCTCATTGGGAGAAAATTCAGTGAAGAGCTCATGGATTATATCCATCATGGTGTCCCAGAAGCAAGTGATGAGAATGGTTTAAGTTGTATGGATCATTATGAGCGTTGGGCGGAGAAAATAAGGTCTCTGATGGAAAGTAAATTTGGGACAGATTTTGCCTCTTTACAGCAAATTCTTTGTCaatgtttgaattttgatccaGCCAGTCGTCCTCCAGTAACTGATTTGTGGAACTGCATCAGGGAGCTGATTATTGGACTTCAATTTGGTTCCATGTTCAGGTTACAAGGGATAGTTTACGACAAGACAAAGAAGGGTTATTGTTTAGTTCTTGGAGATCTTTGTACATTGCCCAAGGAAAAAGTAGGGCTAAATGATAAAGAAGACGAATTGCCGGGAACAAAAGATGGAGCTGACTTTTATCAGCCTGAACACAAAGAAATAGTTGAAGCCATCTCTGAGGgaaacatcaaaatcaaaattatacAGGGACACATGGACTGTATTACAGGATTAGCTGTTGGAGGTACGGACTttgcatcatttttttttattgtagagACGATGCATAACTTTTTTACTTATCACTATTGCCGAACAATCTGGTTAACATTATTAGGTTATTTTTGTATGCCTGATTGCCACCAGACTCTTGAACCTTGAATTTGGTGTCGGCGGTCAGCCCATGGGCAAGGGTTGTCAGAACTTTTTGCTGTCAATTGTTGATCTGTTTCCTATTTGCACACTTGATGAGCCTTGGGCATATGAATTGTTCGTTTCTCTTCAATTGATTGCATTGCGATTCAGAACTTTCGACTTCAATTGAATTTGGTGTTACATGTTAAGAAACGCAAGTCGTAAGCTTGATCCTCCAGAATACTTGCATATTAAAAAATTCATCAAGCTCACCTTTGGCTGCTTCTTTTGGACGATTTAGGCATGAAGTTCCCTTGTGATACCTGGTTTCCATTCTGACGCACTAATTCTCTTTCCCATGCAACTGCTCAATATTCATACAAAGTTTCTTGAGTCTGATTATTTAATCTTGAGTTGCCACCTCAGTCTTTTTCATTCAAATGTCTCTCTTATCTTTTATTACTCACAGATTTACACTTGATAGCTAGTGTGCAAAAATTTCTTCCTGGAGACTGCTTCATAGTGAACTTATCAACTTTATATTGACTGtatcattttacttttcttttagGGGGGTTTCTGTTCAGTTCTTCATATGATAAATCAATCCAAGTATGGTCTTTGCAGGTATTGACCCTGAAACCACTATTTACTGAAAGTTTTGACCATTAAACTTTTCAATTCTAATGtggttttttcttctcttttttctttttctggtgaatgcttgatttgtttccttttttttccttttgcattAAGCTCTTTCCGTGCCCACTTTATGCAGGATTTCTCTCATGTCCATACTTTTAAAGGTCATGAGCACAAAGTCATGGCTTTAGTTTATGTGGATGGAGAGCAACCATTGTGTATAAGTGGTGATAGTGGTGGTGGTGTATTCTTGTGGAATATTAGTATACCTCTGGGGCAAGAACCATCAAAGAAATGGTATGAAGAAAAAGATTGGCGTTATAGTGGCATTCACTGCTTGACCACTGCAGGAAATGGATATCTCTACACTGGCAGTGGAGATACGTCAGTAAAAGCATGGTCCTTGAAGGTAAAATGTTTGTGTATATCATGTACTCTGCTCTAATCACATTTACAATGTCTTTGTAATACGAAAAATACATTATCTGTTTTGATTTCTTCCAGGATTCCACTTTGTCATGTACAATGACTGGCCATAAATCAGCTGTTTCCACCCTTGCAGTTTGTGATGGAGTTCTTTATAGTGGGAGTTGGGATGGAACGATTCGGTTGTGGAGTCTGACTGATCATAGTCTTTTGACAGTGTTAGGAGAAGACATGCCTGGAAAGTTGAACTCAGTCTTGTCCATTACTTCTGACAATCATATGCTTATTTCTACTCATGAAAATGGATCAATCAAGGTGTTGTTTTCTTTGAAACATACTCAAGCTCAGTTAACTCTTgtctttttattctatttttttagcACTGGGACACCATGGAGAAATGAAAATGATCTCTAATTAGCCAAATAGCCATGTATTACTCTGGCAAAACTCCCAATGGGTGTTTGGACATCTTTTTGATGtagaatttgattttggttgctGCAGCATTTGAATTGTCCTTATAGTCTAAATAAGTGGAATTACAAGCAAGAGCATTATCAATTGATAAATGGAGTCAAAATTGGGCATTCTAATAGTTTAGCGTTCTTTCAATAGATTATGTTCTTGTTCTGGACAGTTAAGTTAAACGGAGGCATATCACATTTACATGGTTTTGCATGTGTGCATACTGCAATGACTGAAAACAGTACGCCATTTGCTCCTAATACAAGGAATTATAGTCTCCTGTTTTTAGCTTCTTTGCTGTTTGCTGGGTTATGTTTTATTGGTTGCACAGATGCTTGCTTGTTGGAGGGGAAGCCTTGTTAGAACAGTGATGGAGAATGTGATCTGTAGTTCTGTTATTTTTTGAACAGAGCATTTCGGTGCCCAAAGAATAACAACACGGTTAGGGAAAGTAAATATTAGATTAGAAGTTTTCGTGGTTTGGGCTCTCCGTAGATAGAGGGTAGTAGCCGGCACTTATCCTTTTTTAAGTATTCATACATGATCTTAAGTTACTAAGTTGATGGTCTACTCAATTCCTTGCTTCCTGCAGGTTTGGAGGAATGATGTTTTCATGAAGTCCACCCAAATACATAATGGCGCCATCTTTGCCGTCAGGATGGAGGGGAAATGGCTGTTTACGGGTGGCTGGGACAAAACTATCAATGTTCAGGTACATGGGAAATTTGTGATATTGGTTATATTAATCAGATAGAAGTCTAAATCTTTTTATTGTATTTCAGTAAGCCACATAGTAAGCTTATCATATTAAATTCTCGCATTCACATCTGAAAGTTTCGTTAACTATTTTCCCCCCCTATTTAAAGTTTTTgaattctttatttttgttattttatgtgGGATCTCTAGTATTTGTTATGTGATGAAATGATTAACATAGCAGCTGCATATATTCAGGAATTGTCAGGGAATGAATTTCAAGTTGATTATATACCAGTTGGGTCAATCCCTTGTGGTTCGGTTGTCACAAGTTTGTTGTACTGGCAAGGAAGGGTTTTTGTTGGAGGCGCTGATAGGACTATCAAGGTATGTCGTGtctttctttattattctgAGACAACATAGGGCACTTTCCTTTGGCATACTTACAAAACCATTGCTATGATATTTGAATGATGTGCACTGTAGTAATTCTGTTCGAGTTGTAATTGGAATCGTGATTGAGCCTAATTAGATGATTCGgccttttttttaagaaaagatgAGCAacctagtggtagagttacaATAGTGCAACGTAGAGCGAACTCCTTCTTGGGGGTGATCATAGGAGTATTCTTTCCCTATGAAATGTTCCCAAAGCGCGAGTCTGTCACCACAACCTCAACAGCGTGCCAGCTGATAATGAGCAAATATAGCATTTCATGAGCCTTGAACCCTCAATCCCTTTGAGGAGAAGCAACTTATGCCAACTGGTCTAGTACCCCTTTGGTAGCATCACTCGGTCTTACTATGCACTTGGTTGTACTCATTGATGCATGGTATTTTTCATAAGCTTTTTAACTCAATCAACATATATAGATACTGTTATTTTCCAACTTCATCTTTTGCCTCTATGATTTGAAGGCTGAATGAATGAATCTCGATTGGACTGTGCCAGGTATATTACTACGGAAAGCAACTGAGGTTGGACGAGGTAAATCACAATGGAATGTATCAGGTTGCAGGTGAGCAGATGAACATGTTTTCATAGCAGTGAACCAAAACCCGTGCCACTGCAAATTAACCTTTCGGCTTACAGTGCTTGAAGACCAATTACCAGATACATCTACCCATACTTGTGCAGAGTGGAATTTTCAGTGTTTTGACACCACATCATACTATTTCTATTACGTTTACGGTTGTTCACACAAAAGGTCGAGGTGTAGGGAACACGATGTATAGAAATTATGTTGTACATACTGTAAGACTGTAAGTAAGTCAT
Protein-coding regions in this window:
- the LOC119997245 gene encoding chorismate mutase 1, chloroplastic-like, which produces MILVFFALIFAINSPGCYCIHHSLGVGLTCLFIHSDTLFSSYHTLTNQLMEMEAKMVGASFPLIFAFNAVNMSRSSGVFSFPPRPYSMFSSLCLSKPKKLDQHLHVSESMDELERKKQVDERGNLTLENIRHSLIEQEDSIILSLLERSQYCYNADTYNPNAFSMVGFSGSLVEFIVRETEKFHAQAGRYKNPDEHPFFPEDLPEPVLPPMQYPQVLHHVAASINLNNKVWDMYFKDLIPRLVKEGDDGNCGSAAVCDTLCLQALSRRVHYGEFVAEAKFCASPDAFKEAIIAQDKDPLMAMLTYPTVEEAVKRRVEMKAKTFGQEVTLHSKEPGTEPVYKISPRLVADLYDKWIMPLTKEVQVEYLLRRLD
- the LOC119997246 gene encoding keratinocyte-associated protein 2 isoform X2; this translates as MAGSGSSMLYSFLLFIVILSLQEMYRGKLASTELFTIFGGFISSLLFLVSLTFIGNFQETSGMKTGWGAVIIAEGIALIAASTVHRVCITTCFLFSAGLLYEVNKLSGTMLSKSESKARRL
- the LOC119997246 gene encoding keratinocyte-associated protein 2 isoform X1, translated to MQEWVLGCSDSWSMAGSGSSMLYSFLLFIVILSLQEMYRGKLASTELFTIFGGFISSLLFLVSLTFIGNFQETSGMKTGWGAVIIAEGIALIAASTVHRVCITTCFLFSAGLLYEVNKLSGTMLSKSESKARRL
- the LOC119997243 gene encoding uncharacterized protein LOC119997243, which encodes MEIPECPVCLQSYDGEDAIPRVLGCGHTACESCLTHLPQKYPNTVRCPACIQLVKYPPQGPSGLPKNIELLRLQPNSQKSHKQSRNDAVVPEEHLECQFLPHLWSDEFYECWKDWILPKESVLREAGAEEEPFPGRYKEDESKTLSLVRVCALSTDSDDTVFKFSYVATVMRCLNDMREEVRAELLLLLGACLKSRQICRIHGLWGDLEDGFLYIVSERLQKLNNFEDGLVRESNDGLCGFAMMFMEICEGVIELNLKGVIAGCLGLSCFKFDEFGHVCVDLSEVLVMGRARNGIIEAALEENGVVWQHMVAFFTYLSKTELFLSPEILYELIGINPDCVQHSVGRGSDVWSIGCVFVRLLIGRKFSEELMDYIHHGVPEASDENGLSCMDHYERWAEKIRSLMESKFGTDFASLQQILCQCLNFDPASRPPVTDLWNCIRELIIGLQFGSMFRLQGIVYDKTKKGYCLVLGDLCTLPKEKVGLNDKEDELPGTKDGADFYQPEHKEIVEAISEGNIKIKIIQGHMDCITGLAVGGGFLFSSSYDKSIQVWSLQDFSHVHTFKGHEHKVMALVYVDGEQPLCISGDSGGGVFLWNISIPLGQEPSKKWYEEKDWRYSGIHCLTTAGNGYLYTGSGDTSVKAWSLKDSTLSCTMTGHKSAVSTLAVCDGVLYSGSWDGTIRLWSLTDHSLLTVLGEDMPGKLNSVLSITSDNHMLISTHENGSIKVWRNDVFMKSTQIHNGAIFAVRMEGKWLFTGGWDKTINVQELSGNEFQVDYIPVGSIPCGSVVTSLLYWQGRVFVGGADRTIKVYYYGKQLRLDEVNHNGMYQVAGEQMNMFS